A stretch of DNA from Pseudomonas sp. HN11:
CGCTACTACGACATGATGAAAGAGTTGGAAGTACTGACCGGTAACGGCGTGTCCCTGAACACCTCGCTCAACCGTCGTGGCGAAGCGATGATCTGCTCGCCGACCGACGCACTGAACATGTTCTTCGGCTCCGACCTGCAGTATCTGATCATGGAAGACATCCTGGTCGTCAAAGACGGCGTGGACCCTTATGACGCGCTCGGCTGACCGCCACGTCCTGCAGTTCTGCCACGGCTATGACGGGCCGTTCCTGGACTGTGCGCGGCAGTACGCCAGTCTGTTCGCAGGGTCCGGCTACAAGGTGACCACGGTGTTCCTCACCGGGGTTGCCGACCCTGAAGTGGCGGCGGGTTGCGCCAGTGATGAGGTGTTGTTCATGGAGTTCAGCTCGAAGGCCATTCGTGGCCTCAAGCTGGGCGCCATCGCCGAGATGCGCAAAATCGCCGCCTCTCGCGATTTCATTTTCTGCATCGCGCACCGCGCCAAGCCCATCTATGTCGCGCTGCTCGCCACGCGGTTGCAGGTGATTGGTGTGCACCATGCCTTTGGTGACTATCAACGCCGTGGTCGCCGGCTGTTTGCCTCGATTTTCCGCAAGCGCCTGAGCTTGCTGGCGGTTTCCGATGCCGTGCGCGATGACATCCGTCGTTGCCTGCCGAAATGGCCGGCGGCGCGTATCCAGACCTTGTACAACCGCATCGATGTCGAAACCCTGCAAGCCCAGCAGGTGTCCAGGGATGAGGCGCGGGATGCCCTCGGGTTGTCGCCGGACGAATGGGTGGTCGGCAATGTCGGTCGCCTGCACCCGGACAAGGACCAGGCCACGCTGCTCAAGGGCTTTGCCTTGGCGCTGGCGCAGTTGCCGATTGAAAGTCGCCTGGCGATCCTCGGCACCGGGCGCCTGGAACAAGACCTGAAGGAGCTGGCCCGGGAACTGGGAATCGCCGACAAGGTATTGTTCCTCGGCCAGGTGCCGGGGGCGCGCCGTTATTTCCGCGCGTTTGATGTGTTTGCGTTGAGTTCCGACCACGAGCCTTTCGGCATGGTACTGCTGGAGGCCATGGCGGCTGGCCTGCCGTTGCTGGCCACGGCCTGCGGCGGTGCGAAAGAAGTGGTCGAAGGCGTCGGTATCCTGTTCCCGTTCGGTGACGCCGAGCACCTTGCCCAGGGGCTGCAGCACCTGGCAGCGATGGATCAGCATCAGCAACGGCAGTGTGCCGAGATGATGCTGGAGCGCCTGCAT
This window harbors:
- a CDS encoding glycosyltransferase; the protein is MTRSADRHVLQFCHGYDGPFLDCARQYASLFAGSGYKVTTVFLTGVADPEVAAGCASDEVLFMEFSSKAIRGLKLGAIAEMRKIAASRDFIFCIAHRAKPIYVALLATRLQVIGVHHAFGDYQRRGRRLFASIFRKRLSLLAVSDAVRDDIRRCLPKWPAARIQTLYNRIDVETLQAQQVSRDEARDALGLSPDEWVVGNVGRLHPDKDQATLLKGFALALAQLPIESRLAILGTGRLEQDLKELARELGIADKVLFLGQVPGARRYFRAFDVFALSSDHEPFGMVLLEAMAAGLPLLATACGGAKEVVEGVGILFPFGDAEHLAQGLQHLAAMDQHQQRQCAEMMLERLHARFSDQAVRDTFWQLPHVIELTAGA